Genomic segment of Cyprinus carpio isolate SPL01 chromosome A13, ASM1834038v1, whole genome shotgun sequence:
ttttttttgtattgtgagaatttgcagcgtgtttctgtttttgtttgtattgagaaaatttgcagcgcatttctttttttttgtattgagaaaatttgcagcgcatttcttttttttttgtattgtgagaTTTGCAGcgcattttcttcttttttttgtattgtgagaaatttgcagcgtgtttctgttttttgtttgtattggaAAATTTTcagcgcatttttttttttttttgcattgttagaatttgcagcgtgtttctgtttttgtttgtattgagaaaatttgcagcatgtttctttatttttttgtattgtgagaatttgcagcgctTTTCTGTTTTTGATTGTATTGAAAAAATTTTTAGCgcgtttctttatttttttgtgttgtgagaatttgcagcacatgtgttgtcaaactgatgaagatgttttcttaattttcaaatgtttttaatttgaagtGCGTTGAGCTCACTCGGCCACCGTAAGCATCGCCATTCAAGTCAGCAGGAAGAGTCAAAGCTACTTCACAGTTTACTAAATGGTGGCAACCTCTTTAAGTTATTCTTGGCTGTGTTGTATtgactgctccgggtgtgtgttcacagtatgtttgtgttcactgctgtgtgtgtgcactttggacgggttaaatgcagagcacgaatttttagtatgggtcaccatacttggctgtatgtcacgtcacactcACACTTTGATGCGTTGCAATACCGTAGGGAATTGTTTTGATACTTACATctggaaaaaagttattttggttctatttaatttaatttattttattattttatttttcttgcacacatactcacacacatatTTAGCAGTTATCTGCCATCACCTACCTCTCTTCTAATGCCATACCTCTCTTATAATTTACTTACCGTTTTCACCAGTGTAAATCACTGAGAAAACAAAGACTTAAAATCATCCAAATTATATAATACTCACCAACATTTGTCAAAATCAGGCAGTGATGCACCTAACTGCATTCTCCTCCGGGCAACATCTAGTGGATATCTGTGCAGAAATATCAGAAAGAATGTTTTATACAGAATGTAAAATGTATGTGCAGTAACTAAAATGCATATATGTAGCATACCTTTTATTATTTACttcaatttaaaactaaataatggTTGTAAAACAGAAAACTACAAACAATAACTTACAAACAagggatttaaaaacaaaattaacatacGAAATAGTCTGAGCAATTGCTCCAGCAACTCCACCACACATCAGATTGACGTGAGTCTTCAGCACTAGAACATCAGGGTTGTCCAGCGACGGCTTGCCTAAGAGCTCTGGAAAGTGAGAAAGTCCCAGAGTCTTCAATGTACCAAACGTGAAAAAAGAAAAGCCTGGAACATAGAGAAAGCAGTGACATGATGAAGTAAACTAAAGTAAAAGTGTTTTTCAGTTATGCGCATTGTactgtataatttaaataaaataaacatgaaaataacctGCATATGGAGCCATGCCAATGATTGTGGGGGTCAGACCACGGTAGAATCCAGAGATTCCTCCTTCCTTTAAAGATAAAACACTGTCATGCAAAAGAGAAGCACAGAAAGGTTCTCAATTAAACATCTTCCCTGTCTTCATACCTTAAGGTAAATAGTCTGAAAGGCATTTCGTATGCCAGTGTAGCGATGCTCTCCTGTCACTTGAAACGCCAAGCGAGCTCGGATAACATCGAGTGGATAGGTGAAAATAACTGCAGTCATCCCTGCAAGAAAGAACATAATGCACATAAATACATAACACTTGTCATGAAGTAACAAGGATCTTGGAAAAGAGTCGTGGAAAACAATCACAAACCTGCCATAGATCCTGCCATGAGCCGATGAATATGCCCAGATATTCCAAGTTGTGTGTTAAAGAACTGAAAGTACATCAGAAATACCTTAGTGCAagcattacattatatataccGAGTGTGCACTTGGCATTAGTACAAAACTTTGTATTGTTAACATCTACTGTAAGTTGGGGAAGCTACACTGATTGAAATTGCTACAAGGTACTGAGAAAAAGAGGTTAACTAAGGAAGCTGAAGCTGTAAGGTGGCCATATACAGTAATTTCAAATATACAACCATCagataaaataattgattttactCAGTA
This window contains:
- the LOC109100984 gene encoding graves disease carrier protein homolog isoform X1, which translates into the protein MTTEAVSSGTRAPIPAPVQKDYYYWLRSFAAGGVAGCCAKSTIAPLDRVKILLQAQNPHYKHLGVFATLKAVPKKEGFLGLYKGNGAMMIRIFPYGAIQFMAFDHYRKFFNTQLGISGHIHRLMAGSMAGMTAVIFTYPLDVIRARLAFQVTGEHRYTGIRNAFQTIYLKEGGISGFYRGLTPTIIGMAPYAGFSFFTFGTLKTLGLSHFPELLGKPSLDNPDVLVLKTHVNLMCGGVAGAIAQTISYPLDVARRRMQLGASLPDFDKCCSSLTKTLKHVYTQYGVKKGLYRGLSLNYIRCIPSQAVAFTTYEFMKQVLHLN
- the LOC109100984 gene encoding graves disease carrier protein homolog isoform X2 → MTTEAVSSGTRAPIPAPVQKDYYYWLRSFAAGGVAGCCAKSTIAPLDRVKILLQAQNPHYKHLGVFATLKAVPKKEGFLGLYKGNGAMMIRIFPYGAIQFMAFDHYRKFFNTQLGISGHIHRLMAGSMAGMTAVIFTYPLDVIRARLAFQVTGEHRYTGIRNAFQTIYLKEGGISGFYRGLTPTIIGMAPYAGFSFFTFGTLKTLGLSHFPELLGKPSLDNPDVLVLKTHVNLMCGGVAGAIAQTISYPLDVARRRMQLGASLPDFDKCCSLTKTLKHVYTQYGVKKGLYRGLSLNYIRCIPSQAVAFTTYEFMKQVLHLN